The genome window CTTCGCGCATATCTCGCTGTTGGCCACCGGCCCTAATGTGCTGGTCGCCAACATGGAGTTTCCCGGCAAGACCTTTGCCGATTTCATCAAGCTGACGCGAGAAAACCCAGGCAAGTACACGCATGCCAGCTCGGGCAGCGGCTCGTCGGGCCATCTGGCCATGGAGATGCTCAAGCAAGATGCCAAGATCGATCTGGTGCACGTGCCGTACAAAGGCGGCGCGGCGGCCATTACCGACATGATCGGCGGGCGGGTGTCTGTGATGTTCCTGAACCAAGACACGCTGCTGCCGCAAGTCACCTCGGGCAAATTGCGCGCTCTGGCCGTAGCCAGCGCCAAGCGCAATCCCGCCTACCCCGACACGCCGACAGTGGCGGAATCCGGCTATCCGGGCTTCTCCGCCGAATCGTGGTTCGGCCTGTCCGCGCCCGCCAAGACGCCGCCCGCCGTGATCCAGCGCTTGAATCAGGCCACGGTAAAGGCGCTGGCGTCGCCCGATATCCGCCAGAAGCTGGAAAGCGTGGGTTTCGTGGTGGTGGGCGATGATCCGAAGTCGTTCTCGGCTTTTGTCGATAACGAAATCACCAAGTGGGGCAAGGCCGCCAAGGCCTCCGGCGCTCGCATGGACTAAGGGCCCCTGAAGCCCGGCGCTGTACGGCCGGGCTTTGGCCCGGCAATATTTCAGTTTTCCTGTTTCCGTATTCAACGACGAAGGCCGCAATGAACTCACCCTTACCCAATCGTTTCCGGCAACGCATCCTGGCCCGTGAACGGCTCATCGGATTCTGGATGTGTATGTCCAGCCACATCACGGCCGAGCTGGTGGGGCTTGCGGACTTTGATTGGCTGCTGCTGGATGGCGAGCATTCACCCAATGAAGTGCCGATGTTTCTGCAGCAGCTTCAAGCCTTGCAAGGCAGCGGCAGCGCGGCCGTGGGGCGTCCGTCCTGGAATGATCCGGTGCAGATCAAGCGCCTGTTGGATATCGGTTTCTACAACCTGTTGATTCCGTTCATTGAGTCCGAGGCCGACGCGCGACTGGCCGTTGCTGCCACGCGTTATCCGCCCGAAGGCATCCGCGGGGTCGCGGGTGCGCAACGCAGCAATCGCTACGGCACGGTGCCGGATTACCTGCAAACCATCAACGACAACATCTGCGTGCTGGTGCAGATTGAAAGCCGCCCGGGCATAGAAGCCGTGGACGAGATCGCTGCGGTGGAAGGTGTGGATGGCGTATTCATCGGGCCGTCGGACCTGGCGGCTGCATTGGGCCATCTCGGCAATCCGGGCCATCCTGAAGTTCAGGAAACCATACGCTATCTGCATCAGCGCGTGACGGCGGCGGGTAAGGCCGTGGGTATTCTGGCGCCCGTGCAAGCGGATGCGCGCCGCTATCTGGACATGGGTATGCACTTTGTGGCCGTGGGTACGGATCTGGGTGTGTTCAAGCAGGCAACTTTTGCGCTGCGAGACGCCTTCCCCACGTAAAACCTTACGCATCAAAATAGCCCGGGGCCTGAATGAACTGGCCCCGGGCTTTTTTTACTCTTCCAGTGCGAGCAGTTCCGCGATGGTCTGGCGGCGGCGGATCAAGCGCGCTTCGCCCTGGTCCAGCAGCACTTCAGGCGCCAGCGGCCGGCTGTTGTAGTTCGAAGACATCGACGAGCCATATGCGCCCGCGTTGTGAAAGACCATGAAGTCGCCAATGCGCGGCTGCGGCAGCAACTGGTCGGACATGACGCCGCCTTCGTTCTGCGTGAACACGTCGCCGGATTCGCACAGCGGCCCCGCGACCGCGATGCGCGTTTCGGCCACGCCCTGGGGCTGTCCGCCGTCCGGGGCATGCACGGTGATCTGGTGGTAGCTGCCATACATCGCCGGGCGCATCAGGTCATTGAAACCAGCGTCCACCAGTGCAAAGTCGCGCTCCGGGCGGCGGTTGATCGAATGCACTTCCGAAACCAGCACGCCGGCCTCGGCGACCAGGAAGCGGCCCGGTTCAATTTCCAGGCGGATGTCATGGCCCAGAAACCCGGCGATACGCTTGCGGGCGGCATCCCATTGTTCAAAGTAGTGATCGCAATCAATGCGAGGTTCGCCATCGCGATACGGGATGGACAGGCCGCCACCCGCCGAAATGGCTTCAATGTCGTGGTCCAGCGAACGGACCACATCGACCATTGCGTCGCACACGCTGGACAGGTGGCCGTAGTCGACGCCCGAGCCGATGTGCATGTGCACGCCAACCAGCTTCAGGCCGTGACGGCGCACGATCGACACGGCTTCGGCCACATCGTCGATCCAGATGCCGTGCTTGCTTTGCGGTCCGCCGGTATTGGTCTTGTTGCTGTGGCCGTGGCCAAAGCCCGGATTGATGCGCAACCAGACGCGATGGCCCGGCGATGCCTGGCCGACGCGAGTCAGCATATCCAGGGAACCGGCGTTGATGGTGATGCCGTGCTTGAGCGCGGTGGCCAGTGTGGCGTGGTCAATCAGGTCGGCCGTGAAGACGATGCCTTCCGGCTCGCCCTTGGGCTGGAAACCCGCAGCCAGGCTGCGTTCGATCTCGCCCAGCGATACCGCATCCACCACTGCGCCTTCCGCGCGCATCAGGCGCAGGATGTGCACATTCGAGCAAGCCTTTTGGGCGAAACGGATCGTGTCGAAGCGGCGCAGTTGAGCAATGCGCTCGCGGATGACGGCGGCGTCGTAGACCCACAGCGGCGTGCCGTGCTGGGTGGCGAGTTGGGTAAGTTGGCGCGGATCGAATGCCATGACGGGCGAAACCTTATCGGGAATGGGAACCAAGGCGGCATGATGCCCGCTTCATGTCATCCAGTAAAATGCTTTGATTTTGTAGATCCATTCATTTTGGATATGGGGTGGGGCATGCTGACGCATCGGCACATTGAAGTCTTTCGCGCGGTGATGGTTGCAGGCAGCGTGACTCGCGCGGCCGATCTGTTAAACACGTCCCAACCGACCGTCAGCCGGGAGTTGGCCCGGATGGAGCACAGTATCGGCTTTGCGCTGTTTGAGCGCGTACACGGCCGTCTGCGGCCCACCATGCCGGCTCTGGCGCTGTACGACGAGGTCCGCCAGTCCTATGCCGGTTTGGAGCGGGTCGTGTCTGCTGCGGCGCGTCTGCGGTCGTTTCGTGGCGGCCAGTTGTCGGTGATCGCGTTGCCCGCATTTTCCCATTCGATCTTGCCCGATGCGTTCCGGCGCTTTCATGGCCAACATCCCGGCGTCAGCCTGTCGGTGGAAACGCAGGAATCTCCCTTTCTGGAAGAGTGGCTGACCGCCCAGCGCTACGACCTGGGACTGACCGAGCACGATGCCACGCCAGCGGGAACACGTATGCAGCTGCTGTTGCAGGTCGATGAGGTATGCGTGTTGCCTGACGGACATCCGTTGCTCGCGCGAGCGGAAATCGACTTGGCTGATTTTGAGGGGCAGGCGTTTGTCAGCCTGTCATCCAGTGATCCGTACCGGATTCAGATTGACGAGGCGTTCGCGCAGGAAGGCGTCTTGCGGCGGTCCATCGTCGAAACGCCCACCGCGGTGTCGGTCTGCACCTTTGTACGCCAAGGATTGGGCCTGGCGATCGTAAATCCCCTGACAGCGCTGGATTTCGCGGGCAGGGGCCTGCATATCCGTCCGTTGAAGCGGTCGTTACCCTTCCGCGTCAATGTGGTTGTGCCGGAGCATCGGCCGTCCAATCCGCTGGTGGAAGCGTTTATGGCGTCGTTAGCCGCAGCGGCAGAGAGCATTAAGGCCCAACTGGCTGGCAGCGTAGGGAACGCGCGCAGTAGCTGACGGATATCCTGGCTTGCCTGGATCGTCTCCAGACGACAAAAAAGGATGCCCAAGGGCATCCTTCTTCATTTGCCGTATTCATGACGCCCCAAAAAAAACGGGGCGGCAGAATCTTAGGCCAGCGCCTTGATAGCGGCAGCCAGGCGGCTCTTGTGGCGAGCGGCCTTGTTCTTGTGGATGATGTTCTTATCAGCCACGCGATCGATCACGCTGGATGCCTTCTGGAACACGTCGCCAGCCGCAGCCTTGTCGCCAGCGGCGATGGATTGGCGAACGCGCTTGATGGCGGTGCGCAGCATCGAGCGCAGGCTGGAATTGTGCTTGTTGCGCTCAACGGATTGGCGAGCGCGCTTGCGGGCTTGGGCGGTATTGGCCATGTTGCTATATAAGTTGAATTCGGCAAAGTCGAACATTGTAGCAAGTCCCTGCGGGATTGCAAGCTTTTAATGTCAGATCAACCGATGGAGCGCCCGTCAACCGGGCGGGGGGCGCTGGGGCGAAAAGTTCCTGGGCTTGAGCACCCGTAGCTGGAGACTTTTAATAATCGTCCAAGCGGTGGGTCCTCGTGTATAGCCTTCGAGGGAAACCCGCGGCGCCTACTGGATAAAAACAAGGTACTGAGTATACAACGAAGCGGGCTTACAGGGACAGCCCCTGTCACACCGTTGTCAGGTGGCGACGTTAATCGACACAAACCAAGGGGTAAATCGACGTACGTGGAT of Achromobacter seleniivolatilans contains these proteins:
- the garL gene encoding 2-dehydro-3-deoxyglucarate aldolase, whose translation is MNSPLPNRFRQRILARERLIGFWMCMSSHITAELVGLADFDWLLLDGEHSPNEVPMFLQQLQALQGSGSAAVGRPSWNDPVQIKRLLDIGFYNLLIPFIESEADARLAVAATRYPPEGIRGVAGAQRSNRYGTVPDYLQTINDNICVLVQIESRPGIEAVDEIAAVEGVDGVFIGPSDLAAALGHLGNPGHPEVQETIRYLHQRVTAAGKAVGILAPVQADARRYLDMGMHFVAVGTDLGVFKQATFALRDAFPT
- the lysA gene encoding diaminopimelate decarboxylase, whose translation is MAFDPRQLTQLATQHGTPLWVYDAAVIRERIAQLRRFDTIRFAQKACSNVHILRLMRAEGAVVDAVSLGEIERSLAAGFQPKGEPEGIVFTADLIDHATLATALKHGITINAGSLDMLTRVGQASPGHRVWLRINPGFGHGHSNKTNTGGPQSKHGIWIDDVAEAVSIVRRHGLKLVGVHMHIGSGVDYGHLSSVCDAMVDVVRSLDHDIEAISAGGGLSIPYRDGEPRIDCDHYFEQWDAARKRIAGFLGHDIRLEIEPGRFLVAEAGVLVSEVHSINRRPERDFALVDAGFNDLMRPAMYGSYHQITVHAPDGGQPQGVAETRIAVAGPLCESGDVFTQNEGGVMSDQLLPQPRIGDFMVFHNAGAYGSSMSSNYNSRPLAPEVLLDQGEARLIRRRQTIAELLALEE
- a CDS encoding Bug family tripartite tricarboxylate transporter substrate binding protein, whose protein sequence is MHQNKYPARRRLAVLAVAAMGAAALLPGALMAQTGAWPAKPVKLVVPFPAGGSTDSVGRLLAAELSKELGQSVIVENKGGANGNIGSDVVAKAEPDGYTLLLSGVGSNAISYAVYQNMPYRNSDFAHISLLATGPNVLVANMEFPGKTFADFIKLTRENPGKYTHASSGSGSSGHLAMEMLKQDAKIDLVHVPYKGGAAAITDMIGGRVSVMFLNQDTLLPQVTSGKLRALAVASAKRNPAYPDTPTVAESGYPGFSAESWFGLSAPAKTPPAVIQRLNQATVKALASPDIRQKLESVGFVVVGDDPKSFSAFVDNEITKWGKAAKASGARMD
- the rpsT gene encoding 30S ribosomal protein S20, translating into MANTAQARKRARQSVERNKHNSSLRSMLRTAIKRVRQSIAAGDKAAAGDVFQKASSVIDRVADKNIIHKNKAARHKSRLAAAIKALA
- a CDS encoding LysR family transcriptional regulator; the encoded protein is MLTHRHIEVFRAVMVAGSVTRAADLLNTSQPTVSRELARMEHSIGFALFERVHGRLRPTMPALALYDEVRQSYAGLERVVSAAARLRSFRGGQLSVIALPAFSHSILPDAFRRFHGQHPGVSLSVETQESPFLEEWLTAQRYDLGLTEHDATPAGTRMQLLLQVDEVCVLPDGHPLLARAEIDLADFEGQAFVSLSSSDPYRIQIDEAFAQEGVLRRSIVETPTAVSVCTFVRQGLGLAIVNPLTALDFAGRGLHIRPLKRSLPFRVNVVVPEHRPSNPLVEAFMASLAAAAESIKAQLAGSVGNARSS